A portion of the Corynebacterium jeikeium genome contains these proteins:
- a CDS encoding phosphoenolpyruvate carboxylase has translation MNEQVHGDTDRHTASNEQSSSTATAKQQDLLWEDIRHLGRILGQVIREQEGDEVFNLVENARRAAFELHRGDGDIEKLTGLFRDIDPAEASPVIRAFTHFALLANLAEDLHEELGIEASLDAGDPPQDSTLEATWQKLRDAKVSGSAIADMMDHIEVVPVLTAHPTETRRRTVFDVQKHITAAMRRRHEIQAAPMNARTADRLAEIDADIRRRILTLWQTALIRMNRPDIRDEVEVGLRYYQLSLLEAVPQINRDVVKHLRQLGGNKLPANPTIRMGSWIGGDHDGNPYVTEETLRYASDRAAGTILRHYFSQLHLLERELSLSDRLTKVTVDLVALASRGHNDVPNREDEPYRRAVHGIRGRVAATAVNFFDESIIEGDWSEFTPYDSAEELLEELSIIDDSLRSSHDDLIADHRLRDLMDSVEVFGFHLYSIDLRQNSDSQEEILTELFSAAGVVDNYAGLKEADKVELLTKELQSSRPLVSTSADLSEATARELGIMRAASRAVRKYGHDAVPHCIISMCTSVSDLLEPMILLKEVGLIRPNGSQPTGSVDVIPLFETIEDLQAGADVLRAAWDIPVYRAYVSARGDLQEVMLGYSDSNKDGGYFAANWALYDAEVAIVAAAKDNDIRLRLFHGRGGTVGRGGGPSYEAILAQPSGAVQGSVRITEQGEIISAKYGHPAAARRNLAALVSATIESTLLDVDDLKNPARAHEIMSEISDLSREAYSKLMHEDPGFIDFFTSSTPVDEIGSLNIGSRPTSRKQTQTISDLRAIPWVLSWSQQRSMVPGWFGVGSALQEWIGEDEDGSRLAELRQLNEIWPFFNSVLSNMAQVMSKADLNLARAYASLCQDKADGERIYGIIKAEFDLTLEMFLKVTGYKHLLEDNPLLRRSVDMRFPYLMPLNIIQLEMLRRYRAGDNRDKVRRGIQLTMNGLATALRNSG, from the coding sequence ATGAACGAACAAGTACATGGTGACACTGACCGACACACTGCAAGCAATGAGCAATCCTCATCGACCGCTACCGCGAAGCAGCAGGACTTGCTCTGGGAGGATATTCGCCACCTGGGTCGAATTCTTGGGCAGGTAATCCGCGAGCAAGAGGGTGACGAGGTCTTTAACCTGGTCGAAAATGCTCGCCGTGCAGCCTTCGAACTCCATCGTGGCGATGGCGACATCGAGAAGCTCACCGGCCTCTTCCGCGATATTGACCCTGCCGAGGCAAGCCCTGTCATCCGTGCTTTCACGCACTTCGCACTTTTAGCTAACCTCGCTGAGGATTTGCACGAGGAGCTGGGCATCGAGGCATCTCTCGATGCTGGCGATCCGCCGCAGGACTCCACGCTGGAAGCAACATGGCAGAAGCTTCGCGACGCCAAGGTTTCCGGCAGCGCCATTGCGGACATGATGGACCACATTGAGGTCGTCCCGGTTCTGACCGCACACCCAACGGAAACTCGTCGTCGCACAGTGTTCGATGTGCAGAAGCACATCACGGCTGCAATGCGGCGCCGCCACGAGATCCAGGCAGCCCCGATGAATGCGCGCACCGCGGACCGACTCGCTGAGATTGATGCCGATATCCGTCGCCGGATCCTGACGCTGTGGCAAACGGCTCTGATTCGCATGAACCGCCCGGATATTCGCGACGAGGTCGAAGTTGGTCTTCGCTACTACCAGCTTTCTCTGCTGGAAGCTGTGCCACAGATTAACCGAGACGTCGTCAAGCACTTGCGTCAGCTCGGCGGCAACAAGCTGCCGGCTAACCCAACGATTCGCATGGGATCGTGGATCGGCGGCGACCACGACGGTAACCCGTACGTGACAGAGGAGACGCTGCGCTACGCCTCCGATAGGGCAGCGGGTACCATCCTGCGTCACTACTTCTCGCAGTTGCATCTGCTGGAGCGCGAGCTCAGTCTCAGTGATCGCCTGACCAAGGTCACCGTGGATCTAGTCGCCTTGGCCAGCCGAGGCCACAATGACGTACCAAACCGCGAAGATGAACCGTACCGTCGTGCGGTTCACGGTATCCGCGGTCGCGTGGCGGCAACAGCGGTGAACTTCTTCGACGAGTCCATCATTGAGGGCGACTGGTCGGAATTCACTCCGTATGACAGCGCCGAGGAGCTACTTGAAGAGCTCTCGATTATCGACGACTCCCTGCGGTCCAGCCACGATGACCTCATCGCCGATCACCGCCTGCGCGACCTGATGGATTCAGTGGAGGTATTTGGTTTCCACCTGTACTCGATTGATCTCCGCCAGAATTCGGACTCTCAAGAGGAAATTCTCACCGAGCTGTTCTCCGCTGCCGGTGTGGTGGACAACTACGCGGGATTGAAGGAAGCCGACAAGGTCGAGCTGCTGACCAAGGAACTGCAGTCCTCCCGTCCGCTGGTTTCGACTTCCGCAGATCTTTCCGAAGCTACGGCTCGCGAGCTAGGCATTATGCGTGCGGCATCTCGTGCGGTGCGCAAGTACGGTCACGACGCGGTACCGCACTGCATCATTTCGATGTGTACATCGGTCTCCGACCTGCTGGAGCCGATGATTCTGCTCAAGGAAGTCGGTCTGATTCGCCCGAATGGCTCCCAGCCGACCGGTTCTGTTGACGTCATTCCGCTGTTCGAAACCATCGAAGACCTGCAGGCTGGTGCCGACGTGCTGCGTGCTGCGTGGGACATTCCGGTCTACCGCGCATACGTGTCCGCACGCGGAGATCTGCAGGAAGTCATGCTCGGCTACTCCGACTCCAACAAGGACGGCGGGTACTTCGCTGCAAACTGGGCGCTTTACGACGCGGAGGTCGCAATCGTGGCAGCCGCGAAGGACAACGACATTCGCCTGCGTCTCTTCCATGGCCGCGGAGGTACTGTCGGCCGTGGTGGCGGTCCGTCCTACGAGGCAATCCTGGCGCAGCCTTCCGGCGCAGTCCAGGGGTCGGTGCGTATCACCGAGCAGGGCGAGATTATCTCTGCCAAGTACGGTCACCCTGCAGCGGCACGCAGGAACCTCGCCGCGCTGGTTTCGGCAACGATTGAGTCGACTCTGCTCGACGTCGATGATCTGAAGAACCCGGCTCGCGCCCACGAGATTATGTCGGAGATTTCCGACCTGTCTCGCGAGGCCTACTCGAAGCTCATGCACGAGGACCCGGGCTTTATTGACTTCTTCACGTCGTCGACCCCGGTCGATGAGATCGGCAGCCTGAACATCGGTTCGCGTCCGACCTCACGCAAGCAGACCCAGACCATTTCTGACCTGCGCGCAATTCCGTGGGTACTGTCCTGGTCGCAGCAGCGTTCTATGGTGCCGGGCTGGTTTGGTGTCGGCTCTGCACTGCAGGAGTGGATCGGCGAGGACGAAGACGGTTCCCGCCTGGCTGAGCTCCGTCAGCTCAACGAGATTTGGCCGTTCTTCAATTCGGTGCTGTCGAACATGGCGCAGGTCATGTCCAAGGCTGACCTCAACCTGGCGCGCGCCTACGCTAGCCTGTGCCAAGATAAGGCCGACGGTGAGCGCATCTACGGCATCATCAAGGCTGAGTTCGACCTGACTTTGGAGATGTTCCTGAAGGTAACCGGGTACAAGCACCTGCTGGAGGACAACCCGCTGCTCAGGCGCTCGGTGGACATGCGCTTCCCGTACCTTATGCCGCTGAACATCATCCAGCTGGAGATGCTGCGTCGTTACCGTGCCGGCGATAATCGCGACAAGGTGCGTCGGGGCATTCAGCTGACCATGAATGGTCTGGCAACTGCACTGCGCAACTCCGGCTAG
- the secG gene encoding preprotein translocase subunit SecG, translated as MYLAIQIVLVITSILMTLFILLHKGKGGGLSSLFGGGMQSNLSGSTVVEKNLDRVTIVTVIIWLLCIVLLLLFNTFGW; from the coding sequence GTGTACCTCGCCATTCAGATTGTCCTGGTCATCACATCAATCCTGATGACGCTGTTCATCCTGCTCCACAAGGGTAAGGGTGGCGGACTGTCCAGCCTCTTTGGTGGCGGCATGCAGTCGAATCTGTCCGGTTCGACTGTGGTGGAGAAGAACCTTGACCGCGTCACTATCGTGACCGTGATTATCTGGTTGCTCTGCATTGTCCTGTTGCTGCTGTTCAATACCTTCGGCTGGTAG
- a CDS encoding QacE family quaternary ammonium compound efflux SMR transporter, giving the protein MLKSWLLLIGAVVAEALGTMCLRAAVDQPLYAIGVVIGYIIAFTLLGLALGRGIPIGIAYGIWAAAGVALVAVLGAVLFHETLSLTAIIGIVTIMAGVFIVQTGQRDPGKAEVLES; this is encoded by the coding sequence ATGCTCAAAAGCTGGCTGTTACTGATCGGGGCGGTTGTTGCCGAGGCGCTTGGCACCATGTGCCTGCGTGCAGCCGTTGATCAACCGCTCTATGCCATCGGGGTGGTCATCGGATACATCATTGCTTTCACCCTCTTGGGACTCGCCCTGGGAAGAGGTATTCCAATCGGCATTGCCTATGGAATTTGGGCAGCAGCCGGAGTTGCCCTGGTCGCGGTTCTGGGTGCCGTGTTATTCCATGAAACGCTCAGCTTAACGGCGATCATCGGCATTGTCACCATCATGGCCGGCGTCTTCATTGTCCAAACCGGCCAGCGCGATCCAGGCAAAGCTGAGGTGTTGGAATCATGA
- a CDS encoding multidrug efflux SMR transporter, with protein MSWLFLSFSIVSEIIATLSLRASDGFRKKIWILPLVVFYGLAFFFLAVTISYGMPVAIAYGIWSAIGVALIAVLARIIWKEPLTPRMILGLVLIMAGVVLVELG; from the coding sequence ATGAGCTGGCTGTTTCTGTCCTTTTCGATCGTTTCTGAAATTATCGCTACCCTGAGTCTGCGTGCTTCGGATGGCTTTCGGAAGAAAATCTGGATCCTGCCACTCGTGGTGTTCTACGGGCTCGCTTTCTTTTTCTTAGCGGTTACTATCTCCTACGGCATGCCGGTGGCCATTGCCTACGGCATCTGGTCAGCTATCGGTGTCGCGCTCATCGCAGTGCTGGCGCGGATCATCTGGAAAGAGCCGTTAACCCCGCGCATGATCTTGGGACTGGTGCTGATCATGGCGGGGGTGGTGCTCGTCGAACTGGGGTAA
- a CDS encoding ISL3 family transposase translates to MHQLTFSRPDLDAFCLLSNSGVTVTGQHVTAEQAVLECRVVEADQFCRHCGAEATVRGSVVRKVTHVPVGWRPTHLHVRLRRYRCDTCARVWQQDTTSVVAPEAKLSHAAALWALKSVVIDRLSIARVAANLGVSWHTANDAVLTTGRRLLIDDPNRLNGVRVLGVDEHVWRHTRWGNRYVTVVIDLTPVADRTGPARLLDMVPGRSKQTFITWLEAQTSAFRAGIEIVAMDGFTGYKTAAAETLPEATTVMDPFHVVALAGQAVDKVRQRIQQATLSRRGRNGDPLYGIRKVLKTGKEYLTEQQQARRDAVFANPDHAPVKTTYDIYQKIVAAYRNPNKKQAKKRFRKLIASISHGVPNTLKELQTLGRTMKRRADDILAYFDHIGTSNGPTEAINGRIEHLRGTALGFRNLTHYITRALLDTGGFRTKIHSFLR, encoded by the coding sequence ATGCACCAGCTTACCTTCTCGCGCCCAGATCTTGATGCCTTTTGCCTGCTGAGCAATTCCGGCGTCACCGTGACCGGTCAACACGTCACCGCCGAGCAAGCCGTGCTGGAATGTCGAGTCGTGGAGGCCGATCAGTTCTGTCGGCATTGCGGTGCTGAAGCCACAGTGCGAGGCAGTGTGGTGCGCAAAGTCACGCATGTGCCGGTGGGTTGGCGGCCCACCCACTTGCATGTGCGGTTACGCCGCTACCGGTGCGATACCTGTGCCCGTGTCTGGCAACAAGACACCACATCCGTGGTGGCTCCAGAGGCCAAACTCTCGCATGCTGCCGCGTTGTGGGCGTTGAAATCGGTAGTCATCGACCGGTTATCCATTGCCCGGGTGGCGGCCAATCTGGGCGTGTCCTGGCATACCGCCAACGACGCGGTGCTGACCACGGGTCGGCGGTTGCTCATTGACGATCCCAACCGGCTCAATGGGGTCAGAGTGTTGGGGGTCGATGAGCACGTGTGGCGCCACACCCGCTGGGGTAACCGGTATGTCACCGTGGTCATCGATTTGACCCCCGTGGCAGACCGCACAGGCCCGGCACGGTTATTGGATATGGTCCCGGGCCGGTCCAAACAAACCTTCATCACCTGGTTAGAAGCGCAAACCAGCGCGTTTCGGGCCGGCATTGAGATCGTGGCCATGGATGGGTTCACCGGGTATAAAACCGCAGCAGCTGAAACCCTGCCTGAGGCCACCACGGTCATGGATCCCTTCCATGTGGTGGCCCTGGCCGGTCAGGCCGTGGATAAGGTTCGACAACGCATCCAACAAGCCACCCTGAGCCGGCGTGGTCGCAACGGGGACCCATTGTATGGGATCCGCAAAGTGCTAAAAACCGGCAAAGAGTATCTGACCGAACAACAACAAGCCCGCCGGGATGCCGTGTTTGCCAACCCGGACCATGCCCCGGTCAAGACCACCTATGACATCTACCAAAAGATTGTCGCCGCCTACCGCAACCCCAACAAGAAGCAAGCCAAAAAACGGTTCCGCAAACTCATTGCTTCCATCAGCCACGGGGTCCCCAACACGCTCAAAGAGCTGCAGACGTTGGGCCGGACGATGAAACGCCGGGCTGATGACATCTTGGCCTACTTCGATCATATCGGCACCAGCAACGGTCCCACCGAAGCCATCAACGGCAGAATCGAACACCTGCGCGGTACCGCCCTAGGCTTCCGCAACCTCACCCACTACATCACCAGAGCACTGCTGGACACCGGCGGATTCCGAACCAAAATACACTCATTTTTACGATGA
- the pgl gene encoding 6-phosphogluconolactonase, which yields MTTDNASNTVPAPQFHRAADQAGIVEAARQRFIDAVVAVHHGNASPVTDDGFVRVVLTGGGAGTALLSALADDSGDIDWNRVLVFFGDERFVAADSADRNALAARKRLLSPVGVPEENIFEFAAADSGVTTTEAAESYEAIVREKAPNGFDLHLLGMGGEGHINSIFPHTAALAEQERLVVDVHNCPKPPPTRITLTMPAIASSQRVWLLVAGGEKAEAIAAIAQQDDPAQWPAAGVRGVQETVVFVDDAAAAQL from the coding sequence GTGACCACCGATAACGCCTCGAATACCGTCCCTGCCCCTCAGTTCCACCGCGCCGCTGACCAGGCGGGCATCGTCGAGGCTGCACGTCAGCGCTTCATCGATGCGGTTGTCGCCGTCCACCATGGCAACGCCTCTCCGGTCACCGATGACGGTTTCGTACGCGTCGTTCTCACCGGTGGCGGCGCGGGTACCGCTTTGCTCAGTGCGCTTGCCGACGATTCCGGAGACATCGACTGGAACCGAGTCCTGGTGTTCTTCGGAGATGAACGCTTTGTCGCTGCCGACTCGGCAGATCGCAATGCGTTGGCTGCTCGTAAGCGTCTCTTGTCCCCTGTCGGCGTGCCGGAGGAAAACATCTTCGAGTTTGCCGCTGCCGACAGCGGCGTGACCACCACGGAGGCCGCCGAAAGCTACGAAGCGATCGTTCGGGAGAAGGCTCCAAATGGCTTTGACCTTCACCTTCTCGGTATGGGCGGAGAGGGACACATCAACTCGATTTTCCCACATACCGCAGCGCTGGCTGAGCAGGAACGCTTGGTCGTGGACGTGCATAACTGCCCGAAGCCACCGCCGACCCGCATCACGCTGACGATGCCGGCCATCGCCAGCTCTCAGCGTGTGTGGCTACTTGTAGCGGGCGGCGAAAAGGCTGAGGCAATTGCAGCTATCGCTCAGCAGGACGACCCAGCGCAGTGGCCGGCGGCCGGGGTTCGCGGTGTTCAGGAAACCGTTGTCTTTGTTGACGATGCTGCGGCTGCGCAGCTCTAG
- a CDS encoding oxppcycle protein OpcA codes for MIVNLPDTDTASIARQLVQLREQGGIVTTGRVLTLIVLAKSEDDLENIISTVNSVSREHPSRVLVLVSDDPRLDNRLDAELRVGGDAGAAEIVVMHMSGEIGQHHSSVVTPLLLPDTPVVAWWPSEAPQVPAATPIGRIAQRRITDSLCDPNSNAIYTRRTGYTPGDSDLSWSRLTNWRGVLASAFDLPPHSPVTSVSIYGPQDSPSVEVAAGWLADRLGLPVNRYSTGEKKIPVDEKGRAKPPVTSVAFERENGQTLRIDIESATTASVTNGEKPPFKVAVSRPTRSECLAEELRHLDHDTAYGRALRGLSQIHTVGMQSPTSTTTSFANEPGVSDK; via the coding sequence ATGATTGTCAATTTGCCAGACACTGACACCGCGAGCATTGCTCGTCAGTTGGTGCAGCTTCGAGAGCAGGGCGGCATCGTCACCACGGGCCGTGTCCTCACCCTGATTGTTTTGGCCAAAAGCGAAGACGACCTGGAAAACATTATTTCCACGGTCAACTCCGTTTCCCGCGAGCACCCATCCCGTGTGCTGGTATTGGTCTCCGATGATCCACGCCTGGACAATCGCCTTGACGCGGAGCTCCGCGTCGGTGGTGATGCCGGTGCCGCTGAGATCGTCGTTATGCATATGTCCGGTGAGATTGGTCAGCACCACAGCTCTGTGGTGACTCCCCTGTTGCTACCGGATACGCCGGTCGTGGCGTGGTGGCCGTCTGAGGCGCCGCAGGTCCCAGCGGCGACACCAATCGGCCGGATTGCCCAGCGCCGTATCACCGATTCACTCTGTGACCCGAATAGCAACGCTATCTACACGCGCCGTACGGGCTACACGCCCGGCGATTCCGACCTGAGCTGGTCGCGGCTGACGAACTGGCGCGGTGTGTTGGCATCCGCTTTCGACTTGCCGCCGCACTCGCCGGTGACCTCCGTGTCCATCTACGGCCCACAGGACTCGCCATCGGTCGAGGTCGCCGCCGGATGGTTGGCAGATCGCCTGGGGCTGCCGGTCAACCGTTACTCCACCGGTGAGAAGAAGATTCCGGTGGACGAAAAGGGCCGCGCCAAGCCACCGGTGACCTCCGTCGCCTTTGAGCGTGAAAATGGCCAGACTTTGCGTATCGATATTGAAAGCGCCACCACTGCATCGGTCACCAACGGAGAAAAGCCCCCGTTCAAGGTTGCAGTATCGCGTCCAACACGCTCCGAATGTTTGGCAGAGGAGCTGCGTCACCTCGACCACGATACTGCCTACGGACGTGCCCTGCGTGGCCTCAGTCAGATTCACACGGTGGGAATGCAATCTCCGACGTCCACAACAACTAGCTTCGCTAACGAACCAGGAGTCTCTGACAAGTGA
- a CDS encoding glucose-6-phosphate dehydrogenase: MSDSLQRNDSNSPTASSPHNGDDSTNHDGYINPLRDPQDKRLPRIAGPGGMVIFGVTGDLARKKLLPAIYDLANRGLLPASFALVGYGRREWSKQDFEDYVRTAVEQGARTDFRESVWQRLAEGIHFVTGTFTDDEAFDRLAAQLEELDRSRGTAGNWAYYLSIPPANFPDVCHQLDRSGLAQSGEDYWRRVIIEKPFGHDLASAQELNRIVNSVFPEDAVFRIDHYLGKETVQNILAMRFANQLFDPMWNSHYIDHVQITMAEDIGLGGRAGYYDGIGAARDVIQNHLLQLLALVAMEEPIAFTPEELQAEKIKVLRAVEPVRPFSKYTARGQYTADWQGSNFVPGLRDEEGFDPESTTETYAACTLQINSRRWAGVPFYLRTGKRLGRRVTEIALVFKSAPHLPFAETMTAALGQNAMVIRVQPDEGVLMRFGSKVPGSAMEVRDVNMDFSYSEVFTEQSPEAYERLILDALLDEASLFPTNEEVELSWKILDPIIEYWAKRGRPEGYPAGSWGPSSADHMLERDGRAWRRP; encoded by the coding sequence GTGAGTGATTCTCTGCAACGCAACGATTCGAACTCCCCTACTGCCAGCTCTCCGCACAACGGAGACGACAGCACCAACCACGACGGATACATCAACCCGCTGCGCGACCCACAGGATAAACGCTTGCCGCGTATTGCGGGCCCGGGCGGCATGGTGATTTTCGGAGTGACGGGCGATCTGGCCCGAAAGAAGCTTCTGCCTGCCATTTACGATCTGGCCAACCGCGGTCTGCTGCCTGCCTCCTTCGCGTTAGTTGGCTACGGTCGTCGCGAATGGTCGAAACAGGACTTTGAGGATTATGTGCGCACCGCAGTGGAACAGGGCGCCCGCACAGACTTCCGTGAGAGTGTCTGGCAGCGCCTGGCTGAGGGCATTCACTTTGTCACCGGTACCTTCACCGATGACGAGGCCTTCGATCGCCTGGCCGCACAACTTGAGGAGCTCGATCGCTCCCGCGGCACCGCTGGCAACTGGGCCTACTACCTGTCCATTCCGCCAGCTAACTTCCCCGATGTCTGTCATCAGCTCGATCGTTCGGGGCTGGCGCAGTCGGGCGAGGATTATTGGCGTCGCGTGATTATTGAGAAGCCATTCGGACACGACCTAGCCTCCGCTCAGGAACTCAACCGGATTGTGAACTCGGTCTTCCCAGAAGACGCTGTGTTCCGCATCGACCACTACCTGGGCAAGGAAACCGTCCAGAACATTCTGGCCATGCGTTTTGCCAACCAGTTGTTCGATCCGATGTGGAATTCTCACTACATTGACCACGTCCAGATCACCATGGCCGAGGACATTGGTTTGGGCGGTCGCGCCGGCTACTACGACGGTATCGGTGCAGCTCGTGACGTGATTCAGAACCACCTACTCCAGCTCCTGGCGCTGGTGGCAATGGAAGAGCCCATCGCCTTTACCCCGGAAGAGCTGCAGGCGGAAAAGATCAAGGTTCTGCGTGCCGTCGAGCCAGTGCGTCCGTTTTCGAAATACACCGCTCGTGGCCAGTACACGGCGGATTGGCAGGGCAGCAACTTCGTGCCGGGGCTGCGCGATGAGGAAGGCTTCGACCCCGAATCCACGACCGAGACCTACGCCGCCTGTACGCTGCAGATCAACTCCCGTCGTTGGGCCGGTGTCCCCTTCTACCTGCGCACCGGCAAGCGCCTCGGCCGTCGCGTCACTGAAATTGCGCTGGTCTTTAAGTCCGCACCGCACTTGCCTTTTGCGGAGACGATGACTGCCGCTCTCGGCCAGAACGCCATGGTGATTCGAGTCCAGCCAGACGAGGGCGTGCTCATGCGCTTCGGCTCGAAGGTTCCGGGCTCGGCCATGGAGGTACGCGATGTCAACATGGACTTCTCCTACTCCGAGGTGTTTACCGAGCAGTCGCCAGAGGCCTACGAGCGCCTGATTCTGGATGCGCTTCTCGACGAGGCCAGCCTCTTCCCCACTAATGAGGAAGTCGAGCTGTCCTGGAAGATTCTTGACCCCATCATCGAGTACTGGGCCAAGCGCGGTCGTCCCGAGGGCTACCCCGCAGGTTCGTGGGGGCCTTCCTCCGCTGACCACATGCTCGAGCGCGACGGTCGCGCTTGGCGACGGCCATAG
- a CDS encoding GntR family transcriptional regulator, with product MQAKEADPRPIYVQIAEDLKSMILSGELSAEDRAPSTKELSEFYQVNPTTAAKAMTELSMVGLVEKKRGLGMFVTPDARERIRAERREAFQRTYIEPLKAEAGILGLTLHDIIAMLEEEK from the coding sequence ATGCAGGCGAAGGAGGCGGACCCTCGGCCCATCTACGTCCAGATCGCCGAGGATCTGAAATCAATGATTTTGTCCGGGGAGCTCTCGGCTGAGGATCGTGCCCCTTCAACCAAGGAGCTCTCGGAGTTTTATCAGGTCAACCCAACCACGGCCGCCAAGGCCATGACGGAACTGTCGATGGTGGGGCTTGTGGAGAAGAAAAGAGGACTCGGAATGTTTGTCACTCCAGATGCCCGTGAGCGCATTCGCGCTGAGCGTCGTGAAGCGTTCCAGCGCACCTACATCGAGCCGTTAAAAGCGGAGGCCGGCATTCTCGGCCTCACGCTCCACGACATCATCGCCATGCTGGAGGAGGAGAAATGA
- the tal gene encoding transaldolase produces MGNTTMEALAKVGTSAWLDDLSRQRLTSGDLKNLIEELRVVGVTTNPAIFSSAMTAGEDYDSQLAQLTAEGANPADAVFAMAIDDVRDACDLFAGVSEETDGVDGRVSIEVDPRYADNYEATIAQARKLWERVGKQNAMIKIPATDASLPAVTQALSEGISVNVTLIFSVERYLQVIDAFIEGIERAKDNGVDLASVHSVASLFVSRVDTEIDARLDKIGSVEALALRGKAGLANARAAYAKFEETFSAQNIRWAQLENAGAKPQRLLWASTGVKNPAYPDTLYVTELAAPQTVNTMPEKTLRATAGFEGEVRDAVSGQGEAANAVMTQLSEIGIDLDDVFAVLEREGVEKFVDSWQSLLESIAQRMEQLK; encoded by the coding sequence ATGGGAAACACCACGATGGAAGCGCTCGCCAAGGTCGGGACTTCGGCGTGGCTCGACGATCTTTCGCGCCAGCGCCTCACCTCGGGCGATTTGAAAAATCTTATTGAAGAGCTTCGGGTTGTCGGTGTCACTACTAACCCGGCAATCTTCTCTTCGGCGATGACCGCCGGTGAGGATTACGACTCTCAGCTGGCGCAGCTCACTGCAGAGGGTGCGAACCCGGCAGATGCTGTGTTCGCGATGGCAATCGACGACGTCCGCGATGCCTGTGACCTTTTCGCTGGTGTATCCGAAGAAACCGACGGTGTCGATGGCCGTGTTTCCATCGAGGTCGATCCTCGCTACGCCGACAACTACGAGGCCACGATTGCGCAGGCCCGTAAGCTCTGGGAGCGCGTCGGCAAGCAGAACGCGATGATTAAGATTCCGGCGACCGATGCTTCCCTGCCGGCTGTCACCCAGGCTCTGTCCGAGGGAATCTCGGTAAACGTCACCCTGATTTTCTCGGTGGAGCGTTACCTGCAGGTCATTGATGCGTTCATCGAGGGCATTGAGCGTGCGAAGGACAACGGCGTGGACCTGGCTTCGGTTCACTCTGTTGCGTCGCTGTTTGTTTCCCGCGTTGACACCGAAATCGATGCTCGCCTGGACAAGATCGGCTCCGTGGAGGCCCTGGCTCTGCGCGGCAAGGCTGGTCTGGCCAATGCCCGTGCAGCTTACGCCAAGTTCGAGGAGACTTTCTCGGCGCAGAATATTCGCTGGGCACAGCTGGAAAACGCCGGTGCTAAGCCGCAGCGCCTGCTGTGGGCTTCGACCGGTGTGAAGAACCCGGCTTACCCGGACACCCTCTACGTCACTGAGCTGGCTGCACCGCAGACTGTGAATACCATGCCGGAGAAGACGCTGCGTGCTACTGCGGGCTTCGAGGGCGAGGTTCGCGACGCCGTCAGCGGCCAGGGGGAAGCAGCCAATGCCGTTATGACTCAGCTCAGCGAGATTGGCATCGACCTCGATGATGTCTTCGCTGTCCTGGAGCGCGAGGGCGTGGAGAAGTTCGTGGACTCCTGGCAATCCCTGCTTGAGTCGATTGCACAGCGCATGGAGCAGCTGAAGTAA